One stretch of Leadbetterella byssophila DSM 17132 DNA includes these proteins:
- a CDS encoding metallophosphoesterase: protein MKTVRKILKWLFGIIILSILTAVILVRFTDGSINTPDKTILGFDEEKGRFLIWEKKTFNLNGIDGPYIIDNQLYEVTKENKLLNKNINRKEKLVVRVNNSDNDLFTFQLKDSITSEPDFYELPEKLIVISDIEGNFDGFSSFLINNGVIDKNFNWTFGNGHLLLNGDFVDRGENVTQVLWLIYKIENQAQKQGGKLHYILGNHEIMNFQGNANYNKKKYKRVAQLISNNDSLRVATKFMYSNKTELGKWLRSKNVIEKIGNYIFVHAGISPEILKYNVSLSDINQIARNNWDKNLYDEEENNKVENFITGKKGVYWYRGLAQDYKYYDKIKENELNEVLKFYQADKIIFGHTVVENITKEFNGKTINTDVKHGQEKNSAKTKGLLIQNGIEYKINGKGTKTKI, encoded by the coding sequence ATGAAGACCGTACGTAAAATATTAAAATGGCTTTTTGGGATTATAATCCTTTCAATTCTGACCGCTGTAATTCTTGTAAGATTTACTGACGGTAGCATCAACACACCTGACAAAACTATTCTTGGATTTGACGAAGAAAAAGGACGTTTTCTAATTTGGGAAAAGAAAACTTTTAACCTTAATGGTATAGACGGACCTTATATAATTGATAATCAACTTTACGAAGTAACAAAAGAAAATAAATTACTAAACAAAAATATCAACAGAAAGGAAAAACTTGTAGTAAGAGTAAATAATTCAGATAATGACCTATTTACATTTCAGCTTAAAGATAGCATAACTTCCGAACCTGATTTTTATGAATTGCCTGAAAAATTGATTGTCATTTCTGACATTGAAGGAAATTTTGACGGCTTTTCAAGTTTCCTTATCAACAATGGAGTAATTGATAAAAACTTCAATTGGACTTTTGGCAATGGACATTTGCTTTTAAACGGAGATTTCGTGGACAGAGGCGAAAATGTAACACAAGTTTTGTGGTTAATCTATAAAATTGAAAATCAAGCCCAAAAGCAAGGCGGAAAATTACATTATATTTTAGGCAACCACGAAATAATGAATTTCCAAGGTAATGCGAATTATAATAAGAAAAAGTATAAACGTGTTGCACAACTTATAAGTAATAATGATAGCCTGAGAGTAGCTACAAAATTTATGTATTCCAACAAAACAGAACTAGGAAAGTGGTTGCGTTCTAAAAATGTTATTGAAAAGATTGGCAACTATATATTTGTTCACGCAGGTATAAGTCCAGAGATTTTAAAATACAACGTTTCACTTTCTGACATTAACCAAATCGCAAGAAATAATTGGGACAAAAATCTTTATGATGAAGAAGAAAATAACAAAGTAGAGAACTTTATTACAGGCAAAAAAGGTGTTTATTGGTATCGCGGTCTTGCACAAGACTACAAATACTACGACAAAATCAAAGAGAATGAACTCAACGAAGTACTAAAATTTTATCAAGCTGACAAGATTATCTTCGGGCATACAGTTGTAGAGAATATTACAAAAGAATTTAACGGCAAGA